One Agrococcus jenensis genomic region harbors:
- a CDS encoding DEAD/DEAH box helicase, translating into MSLLDHAPATWDSDAAFEAFAAWSAERGLPLYPAQEEALMEIVSGANLILSTPTGTGKSLVAAGAHFAALAQGKRTFYTAPIKALVSEKFFALVEIFGAEKVGMVTGDSSVNADAPIICCTAEILANLALRNGDAADVDQVVMDEFHFYGDPQRGWAWQVPLLTLPHVQFVLMSATLGDVTRIADDLSRRTGRETAVVTGVERPVPLSYEYAMTPVHETIEELLSTQRAPVYIVHFSQAAALERAQALTSVKIISREQRDQIADAIGEFRFTTRFGQTLSRLVRSGIGVHHAGMLPKYRRLVEQLAQKGLLRVICGTDTLGVGINVPIRTVLLTGLTKFDGTRMRQLSAREFHQIAGRAGRAGYDTAGTVVAQAPEHEADNAKMLAKAGDDPKKRRKLVRKKAPEGFVSWGQPSFEKLIAAEPEPLTSHMQVSHSMLLNVIGRGGDAFAEMRELIASSHESWRSQLTLERRALAIYRTLRTAGVVEQHADSHGGPDRIRLTVDLQPNFALNQPLSPFALAVIDMLDPADPTHPLDVISVIESTLDDPRPILSQQQFLARGEAVAAMKADGIEYDQRMELLEAVTHPKPLDELLTEALAVFASSQPWVSDFALSPKSVVRDMWERAMTFADYVQHYALARSEGLVLRYLSDAYRAIRQTVPDEAKTDELLDLIEWLGEVVRQVDSSLLDEWEELMHPAAPGEAPIAPPPPPSVVANPRAFRVLVRNELFRRVQLAALDKHEELGELDAAAGFGADAWGEALDAYYEEHGSIGTGADARSARMLQIDEGPSVWEAQQILADPAGDHDWRIWASIDLAASAEAGTAVVRVTRVGRL; encoded by the coding sequence ATGAGCCTCCTCGACCACGCGCCAGCGACCTGGGATTCCGACGCCGCGTTCGAGGCGTTCGCCGCCTGGTCGGCCGAGCGCGGACTGCCGCTCTACCCGGCGCAGGAGGAGGCGCTCATGGAGATCGTCAGCGGCGCCAACCTCATCCTCTCGACGCCCACCGGCACGGGGAAGTCGCTCGTCGCGGCCGGCGCGCACTTCGCCGCGCTCGCGCAGGGCAAGCGCACCTTCTACACGGCGCCCATCAAGGCGCTCGTGAGCGAGAAGTTCTTCGCGCTCGTCGAGATCTTCGGTGCCGAGAAGGTCGGCATGGTGACGGGCGACTCCTCGGTGAACGCGGATGCGCCGATCATCTGCTGCACCGCGGAGATCCTCGCGAACCTGGCGCTGCGCAACGGCGACGCAGCCGACGTCGACCAGGTCGTCATGGACGAGTTCCACTTCTACGGCGACCCGCAGCGCGGCTGGGCATGGCAGGTGCCGTTGCTGACGCTGCCGCACGTGCAGTTCGTGCTGATGTCGGCGACGCTCGGCGACGTGACCCGCATCGCCGACGACCTCAGTCGCCGCACCGGCCGCGAGACCGCGGTCGTCACCGGCGTCGAGCGGCCCGTGCCGCTCTCGTACGAGTACGCCATGACGCCCGTGCACGAGACGATCGAGGAGCTGCTCTCCACCCAGCGCGCGCCGGTCTACATCGTGCACTTCTCGCAGGCGGCGGCGCTCGAGCGCGCGCAGGCGCTCACCTCGGTGAAGATCATCAGCCGCGAGCAGCGCGACCAGATCGCCGACGCGATCGGCGAGTTCCGCTTCACGACGCGCTTCGGGCAGACGCTGTCGCGGCTCGTCCGCTCGGGCATCGGCGTGCACCACGCCGGCATGCTGCCGAAGTATCGGCGGCTCGTCGAGCAGCTCGCCCAGAAGGGGCTGCTGCGCGTCATCTGCGGCACCGACACCCTCGGCGTCGGCATCAACGTGCCCATCCGCACGGTGCTGCTCACCGGGCTGACGAAGTTCGACGGCACCCGGATGCGCCAGCTCTCGGCGCGCGAGTTCCACCAGATCGCGGGCCGCGCGGGCCGCGCCGGCTACGACACCGCCGGCACGGTCGTGGCGCAGGCGCCCGAGCACGAGGCCGACAACGCGAAGATGCTCGCGAAGGCGGGCGACGACCCCAAGAAGCGCCGCAAGCTCGTGCGCAAGAAGGCGCCCGAGGGCTTCGTCTCGTGGGGTCAGCCGTCGTTCGAGAAGCTCATCGCCGCCGAGCCCGAGCCGCTCACCTCGCACATGCAGGTGAGCCACTCGATGCTGCTCAACGTCATCGGCCGCGGTGGTGACGCGTTCGCCGAGATGCGCGAGCTCATCGCCTCCTCGCACGAGTCGTGGCGGTCGCAGCTGACGCTGGAGCGCCGGGCGCTCGCGATCTACCGCACGCTGCGCACCGCGGGCGTCGTCGAGCAGCACGCCGATTCGCACGGCGGTCCCGACCGCATCCGCCTCACCGTCGACCTGCAGCCGAACTTCGCCCTCAACCAGCCGCTGTCGCCGTTCGCGCTCGCGGTCATCGACATGCTCGACCCGGCTGACCCGACGCATCCGCTCGACGTCATCTCGGTGATCGAGTCGACGCTCGACGACCCGCGGCCGATCCTGTCGCAGCAGCAGTTCCTCGCGCGAGGCGAGGCGGTCGCGGCGATGAAGGCCGACGGCATCGAGTACGACCAGCGCATGGAGCTGCTCGAGGCGGTCACGCACCCGAAGCCGCTCGACGAGCTGCTCACCGAGGCGCTCGCGGTCTTCGCATCGTCGCAGCCGTGGGTGTCGGACTTCGCGCTGTCGCCGAAGTCGGTGGTGCGCGACATGTGGGAGCGGGCGATGACGTTCGCCGACTACGTGCAGCACTACGCGCTCGCCCGCAGCGAGGGGCTCGTGCTGCGGTACCTGTCGGATGCGTACCGCGCGATCCGCCAGACGGTGCCGGACGAGGCCAAGACCGACGAGCTGCTCGACCTCATCGAGTGGCTCGGCGAGGTCGTGCGGCAGGTCGACTCGAGCCTGCTCGACGAGTGGGAGGAGCTCATGCATCCCGCCGCGCCCGGCGAGGCGCCGATCGCGCCGCCGCCGCCGCCCTCGGTGGTCGCGAACCCGCGGGCGTTCCGGGTGCTCGTGCGCAACGAGCTGTTCCGGCGCGTGCAGCTCGCCGCGCTCGACAAGCACGAGGAGCTGGGCGAGCTCGACGCGGCCGCGGGCTTCGGCGCCGATGCCTGGGGCGAGGCGCTCGACGCCTACTACGAGGAGCACGGGTCGATCGGCACCGGGGCGGACGCGCGCAGCGCCCGGATGCTGCAGATCGACGAGGGCCCGTCCGTCTGGGAGGCGCAGCAGATCCTCGCCGACCCGGCCGGCGACCACGACTGGCGCATCTGGGCGTCGATCGACCTCGCCGCATCCGCGGAGGCCGGCACCGCCGTCGTGCGCGTCACCCGCGTCGGTCGCCTCTGA
- a CDS encoding nitroreductase family deazaflavin-dependent oxidoreductase, translated as MANPVLRALRRIAAPVSRTRWFRRVGPRALPVAERLLRRATGGRLVVSGILVPSLVLQTTGARSGQPRSSELMYTPDGRGGAIVAGTSFARAAHPAWTANLAAHPDAEVVVRGRRFRVHAELVRDAEREATWARIERQWPGYRQYERDSGRTVRLFRLTTGAVPSPFDGRLWGRLRG; from the coding sequence GTGGCGAACCCGGTGCTGCGAGCGCTGCGGCGCATCGCGGCGCCGGTGTCGCGCACGCGATGGTTCCGCCGCGTCGGACCGCGAGCGCTGCCGGTCGCCGAGCGGCTGCTGCGCCGCGCCACCGGCGGACGGCTCGTGGTGTCGGGCATCCTCGTGCCGTCCCTCGTGCTCCAAACGACCGGCGCGCGGTCCGGGCAGCCCCGCAGCTCCGAGCTGATGTACACCCCGGACGGCCGCGGCGGCGCCATCGTCGCAGGCACGAGCTTCGCGCGCGCGGCGCATCCGGCATGGACGGCGAACCTGGCCGCGCATCCCGACGCAGAGGTCGTCGTCCGGGGCCGGCGGTTCCGCGTGCACGCCGAGCTCGTGCGCGATGCCGAGCGCGAGGCGACCTGGGCGCGCATCGAGCGGCAGTGGCCCGGCTACCGCCAGTACGAGCGCGACTCCGGCCGCACGGTGCGGCTCTTCCGGCTGACGACGGGTGCCGTCCCATCGCCGTTCGACGGCCGGCTCTGGGGCCGTCTCCGCGGATGA
- a CDS encoding dihydrofolate reductase family protein, whose amino-acid sequence MAIAVLDMSMSLDGFIAGPDDSPQLPGGAGFSLHDWIGDPDDPGSADGRDRELMDAVRDAGAVLSGRRTAEQAGHWGGDHHGMGVPIFVVSRHQPSADAAAFPLVHYVADPVDAIRQAKAAAGQRRVHMIGAAWVPAALEAGAIDEIQIHHVPLLLGAGRRLFDVLPAPIRLEIAEVISTPRATHVRYRVLSP is encoded by the coding sequence ATGGCCATCGCAGTGCTCGACATGTCGATGTCGCTCGACGGCTTCATCGCCGGACCCGACGACAGCCCTCAGCTGCCCGGCGGCGCCGGCTTCTCGCTCCACGACTGGATCGGCGACCCTGACGACCCCGGCAGCGCCGACGGCCGCGACCGCGAGCTCATGGACGCCGTCCGCGACGCCGGCGCGGTGCTGTCCGGCAGGCGCACCGCCGAGCAGGCCGGGCACTGGGGCGGCGACCACCACGGGATGGGCGTGCCGATCTTCGTCGTCAGCCGGCACCAGCCGAGCGCCGACGCGGCAGCGTTCCCGCTCGTGCACTACGTCGCCGACCCGGTCGACGCGATCCGCCAGGCGAAGGCTGCCGCGGGCCAGCGACGCGTGCACATGATCGGCGCCGCGTGGGTGCCGGCCGCGCTCGAGGCGGGCGCGATCGACGAGATCCAGATCCATCACGTGCCGCTGCTGCTCGGCGCGGGCCGCCGCCTGTTCGACGTGCTGCCCGCCCCCATCCGGCTCGAGATCGCCGAGGTCATCAGCACCCCACGCGCCACGCACGTCCGCTACCGCGTCCTCTCCCCCTGA
- a CDS encoding SDR family NAD(P)-dependent oxidoreductase gives MRILIAGATSALGHATASALLESGHHVIAVGSNADRLGMVDASERFECDLTDPDAVGQLGEEVGELDGLLHLVGGWRGGGGLAGQSDEDWAWLEARVVRTLRNTTRTFADAIGRSEAGVIAIVSTTGVERPTAGNANYVALKAAAEAWLAAVAHQLRATPARTVVKRVKALVSDADRAAQPDRDFAGHTDVTALAAELTAEFSQRSSR, from the coding sequence ATGCGCATCCTCATCGCCGGCGCCACGAGCGCGCTCGGGCACGCCACGGCATCCGCCCTGCTCGAGTCCGGTCACCACGTCATCGCGGTCGGCTCGAACGCCGACCGCTTGGGCATGGTCGATGCGAGCGAGCGATTCGAGTGCGACCTCACCGACCCGGATGCGGTCGGGCAGCTCGGCGAGGAGGTCGGCGAGCTCGACGGCCTGCTGCACCTGGTCGGCGGCTGGCGTGGTGGCGGCGGCCTCGCGGGTCAGTCCGACGAGGACTGGGCGTGGCTCGAGGCGCGCGTCGTGCGCACGCTGCGCAACACCACCCGCACCTTCGCCGACGCGATCGGGCGATCGGAGGCGGGCGTCATCGCGATCGTCTCGACGACCGGCGTCGAGCGGCCGACCGCCGGCAACGCGAACTACGTGGCGCTCAAGGCGGCCGCCGAGGCGTGGCTCGCCGCCGTCGCCCACCAGCTGCGCGCCACCCCGGCCCGCACGGTCGTGAAGCGGGTGAAGGCGCTCGTCTCCGACGCCGACCGCGCGGCGCAGCCCGACCGCGACTTCGCCGGCCACACCGACGTCACCGCCCTCGCCGCCGAGCTCACCGCAGAGTTCTCTCAACGGAGCAGCCGGTAG
- a CDS encoding ferrous iron transport protein A, with protein MTPAELRALPPGTRVVVRYRLHGDSHGATDALGDLVAVGPATCTVATRRGEVVIAIADIVAAKTVPPAPERRPR; from the coding sequence ATGACGCCCGCCGAGCTGCGGGCGCTGCCGCCCGGCACGCGCGTGGTCGTGCGCTACCGGCTGCACGGCGACTCGCACGGCGCCACGGATGCGCTCGGCGACCTGGTCGCCGTCGGCCCAGCGACGTGCACGGTCGCGACCCGTCGCGGCGAGGTCGTCATCGCGATCGCCGACATCGTGGCGGCGAAGACCGTGCCGCCGGCGCCGGAGCGGCGCCCGCGCTAG
- a CDS encoding NAD(P)-dependent oxidoreductase → MTKITVLGATGFAGGHIAAEAASRGHELTLVSRSAPQDAPAGARVIQGSVLDADVLAQAIDGADVVVGALSPRGDMEGKVADAYADVAARLAPGTRFIIVGGFGSLKDEAGDRIVETAAFAPEYKPESLELFSAFERVSATDVDWTYVSPAGTFGGYVPDQTRRGEYRTGGDAAFYDADGQSVISGPDFGLAIVDEIEAGAHVREHISFAY, encoded by the coding sequence ATGACCAAGATCACCGTGCTGGGCGCCACCGGGTTCGCCGGCGGCCACATCGCAGCGGAGGCCGCGAGCCGCGGCCACGAGCTCACGCTCGTCTCGCGGTCCGCGCCGCAGGACGCGCCCGCCGGCGCTCGCGTCATCCAGGGCTCGGTGCTCGACGCCGACGTGCTCGCCCAGGCGATCGACGGCGCCGACGTCGTGGTGGGCGCGCTGTCGCCCCGCGGCGACATGGAGGGCAAGGTCGCGGATGCCTACGCCGACGTCGCCGCCCGGCTCGCGCCCGGCACGCGCTTCATCATCGTCGGCGGCTTCGGCTCGCTGAAGGACGAGGCGGGCGACCGCATCGTCGAGACCGCAGCGTTCGCGCCGGAGTACAAGCCCGAGTCGCTCGAGCTCTTCTCCGCCTTCGAGCGCGTGAGCGCGACCGACGTCGACTGGACCTACGTGAGCCCGGCCGGCACCTTCGGCGGGTACGTGCCCGACCAGACGCGGCGCGGCGAGTACCGCACCGGCGGCGACGCGGCCTTCTACGACGCGGACGGGCAGTCGGTCATCTCGGGTCCCGACTTCGGGCTCGCGATCGTCGACGAGATCGAGGCCGGCGCGCACGTGCGCGAGCACATCTCGTTCGCGTACTGA
- a CDS encoding LapA family protein, whose translation MSQYDDPNAARRADADGDGIPDRAETERLDDRAQRDGATASDTSTDRSATTRDASTQAAPTAVEPKRVTLDPSLDSHQRQGVTGGTWIALILGTLILVLLLIFILQNNVPADFAYFGFAFNLPLGVAMLFAAIAGVLIAALLGSVRLFKLSRRVRKLEKERETIKRAIR comes from the coding sequence ATGTCCCAGTACGACGACCCCAACGCAGCGCGTCGCGCCGACGCCGACGGCGACGGCATCCCCGATCGCGCCGAGACCGAGCGACTCGACGACCGCGCGCAGCGCGACGGAGCGACCGCGTCCGACACCTCGACAGACCGCAGCGCGACGACGCGCGACGCGAGCACGCAGGCCGCGCCCACCGCCGTCGAGCCGAAGCGCGTGACGCTCGACCCCTCGCTCGACTCGCACCAGCGGCAGGGCGTGACCGGTGGCACGTGGATCGCGCTGATCCTCGGCACGCTCATCCTCGTGCTGCTGCTCATCTTCATCCTGCAGAACAACGTGCCCGCCGACTTCGCCTACTTCGGCTTCGCGTTCAACCTGCCGCTGGGCGTCGCGATGCTCTTCGCGGCGATCGCGGGCGTGCTCATCGCCGCGCTGCTCGGCTCGGTGCGCCTCTTCAAGCTGAGCCGTCGCGTGCGCAAGCTCGAGAAGGAGCGCGAGACCATCAAGCGCGCGATCCGC
- a CDS encoding SDR family oxidoreductase codes for MPADQPASPDAAADAAAEAAPATLDAADVATTLRVLETLHSMDRDDPHYVAVRQATANMFKEVKLASRKAKHARIQAADRAVVAATATGAPDRIDDETRGIPLATRAAAPTAGTLIKSRGCYICKQQYTLVDAFYHQLCPACAATSHAKRDARTDLTGKRALLTGGRAKIGMHIALRLLRDGAHTTITTRFPRDAVRRFSSLPDSAEWLHRLKVVGIDLRDPAQVIGLAEEVAAAGPLDILINNAAQTVRRSAGAYAPLVEAELEPLPAAGPNGGPLPELVTFGHTNDAHPLSLTASVAAHPVLASTARTADELTAEAMAAGSSSLERLAAGTAIDAGGLVPDEEHVNSWTQHVDQVEPLEMLEVQLANMTAPFLLVSRLRPSLAASSARRTYVVNVSAMEGVFGRGYKGPGHPHTNMAKAALNMLTRTSAREMFESDGILMTAVDTGWITDERPHFTKVRLAEEGFHAPLDLVDGAARVYDPIVRGEAGEDLFGVFLKDYAPGSW; via the coding sequence GTGCCCGCAGACCAGCCCGCGTCGCCCGATGCGGCAGCCGACGCAGCAGCGGAAGCGGCGCCCGCGACGCTCGACGCCGCCGACGTCGCCACGACCCTCCGCGTGCTCGAGACGCTCCACAGCATGGACCGCGACGACCCGCACTACGTCGCGGTGCGGCAGGCGACCGCGAACATGTTCAAGGAGGTCAAGCTCGCGAGCCGCAAGGCGAAGCACGCGCGCATCCAGGCCGCCGACCGTGCCGTCGTCGCCGCGACCGCGACCGGCGCCCCCGACCGCATCGACGACGAGACGCGCGGCATCCCGCTCGCGACGCGTGCCGCGGCGCCCACCGCGGGCACGCTCATCAAGTCGCGCGGCTGCTACATCTGCAAGCAGCAGTACACGCTCGTGGACGCCTTCTACCACCAGCTCTGCCCTGCCTGTGCGGCCACGAGCCACGCGAAGCGCGACGCCCGCACCGACCTCACCGGCAAGCGTGCGCTGCTCACCGGCGGCCGGGCGAAGATCGGCATGCACATCGCGCTGCGGCTGCTGCGCGACGGTGCCCACACGACGATCACGACGCGGTTCCCGCGGGATGCGGTGCGCCGCTTCTCGTCGCTCCCCGACTCTGCGGAGTGGCTGCACCGCCTCAAGGTTGTCGGCATCGACCTGCGCGACCCCGCGCAGGTGATCGGGCTCGCCGAGGAAGTCGCTGCCGCAGGTCCGCTCGACATCCTGATCAACAACGCCGCGCAGACCGTCCGCCGCTCCGCGGGCGCCTACGCGCCGCTCGTCGAGGCCGAGCTCGAGCCGCTGCCCGCCGCCGGGCCGAACGGCGGCCCGCTGCCCGAGCTCGTGACCTTCGGGCACACGAACGACGCGCATCCGCTCTCGCTCACCGCATCCGTCGCCGCGCACCCGGTGCTCGCGAGCACCGCCCGCACCGCCGACGAGCTCACCGCCGAGGCGATGGCGGCGGGCTCGAGCTCGCTCGAGCGGCTCGCGGCCGGCACCGCGATCGACGCCGGCGGACTCGTGCCCGACGAGGAGCACGTCAACTCGTGGACGCAGCACGTCGACCAGGTCGAGCCGCTCGAGATGCTCGAGGTGCAGCTCGCCAACATGACGGCGCCGTTCCTGCTGGTCTCGCGACTGCGGCCGTCGCTCGCCGCGTCGAGCGCCCGGCGCACCTACGTCGTGAACGTGTCGGCGATGGAGGGCGTCTTCGGCCGCGGCTACAAGGGCCCCGGCCACCCGCACACGAACATGGCGAAGGCCGCGCTCAACATGCTCACCCGCACGAGCGCACGCGAGATGTTCGAGAGCGACGGCATCCTCATGACCGCCGTCGACACGGGCTGGATCACCGACGAGCGGCCGCACTTCACGAAGGTGCGGCTCGCCGAGGAGGGCTTCCACGCCCCGCTCGACCTCGTCGACGGCGCCGCCCGCGTCTACGACCCGATCGTGCGCGGCGAGGCGGGCGAGGACCTCTTCGGCGTCTTCCTCAAGGACTACGCGCCCGGCTCCTGGTGA
- a CDS encoding nitroreductase family deazaflavin-dependent oxidoreductase, which translates to MPLTGEYAPSTSEWARKQAEAFEASAGAEANTLRGKPIILLTSVGARSGKLRKTALMRVEHEGEYVVVASKGGAPEHPVWYYNLQQHPLVELQDLAERHDYVARELEPGAERDAWWERAVAAWPDYASYQEKTDRLIPLFLLTRTD; encoded by the coding sequence ATGCCATTGACGGGCGAGTACGCACCCAGCACCTCCGAGTGGGCGCGCAAGCAGGCGGAGGCGTTCGAGGCATCCGCCGGCGCCGAGGCCAACACCCTGCGGGGCAAGCCGATCATCCTGCTGACGAGCGTCGGCGCGAGGTCGGGCAAGCTGCGCAAGACCGCGCTCATGCGCGTCGAGCACGAGGGCGAGTACGTCGTCGTCGCCTCGAAGGGCGGCGCCCCGGAGCACCCCGTCTGGTACTACAACCTGCAGCAGCACCCGCTCGTCGAGCTGCAGGACCTCGCCGAGCGCCACGACTACGTGGCGCGCGAGCTCGAGCCGGGCGCCGAGCGCGACGCCTGGTGGGAGCGCGCGGTCGCGGCATGGCCCGACTACGCGAGCTACCAGGAGAAGACCGACCGCCTCATCCCGCTCTTCCTGCTCACCCGCACCGACTGA